The Candidatus Binataceae bacterium genome window below encodes:
- the cmk gene encoding (d)CMP kinase produces MSLRARPVVAIDGPVGAGKSTIARALARVLGFSHLNTGAMYRAVALAASLRYSTQELNDPAIERRLGELLNSISITFDGERVLLDGREISHAIATPAISDLASRLSGFAAVRTRMRELQQVAGRGGGIVMEGRDIGTVIFPDADCKFYLTASAAVRAERRFAELAAQDATVTRAQVLAQLQERDQRDQERALAPLKPAADAIVVDSSELDVNEVVELMAERVRSRSRT; encoded by the coding sequence ATGAGCCTGCGCGCGCGTCCCGTGGTCGCGATCGACGGGCCCGTAGGGGCGGGCAAATCCACCATCGCGCGGGCGCTGGCGCGGGTGCTGGGCTTCAGCCATCTAAATACCGGCGCGATGTATCGGGCGGTCGCGCTGGCGGCTTCGTTGCGCTATAGTACGCAGGAGCTGAACGATCCGGCGATCGAACGGCGTCTGGGAGAACTCCTGAATTCAATCTCGATCACTTTTGACGGCGAGCGGGTATTGCTCGACGGGCGGGAGATTAGCCACGCGATCGCGACGCCCGCGATCAGTGACCTGGCGTCTCGGCTCTCCGGGTTCGCAGCGGTGCGGACGCGGATGCGCGAGCTGCAGCAGGTCGCGGGACGTGGCGGCGGGATCGTGATGGAAGGCCGCGACATCGGCACCGTGATCTTTCCCGACGCCGACTGCAAATTTTATCTGACCGCAAGCGCGGCGGTGCGTGCGGAACGGCGTTTCGCTGAGCTCGCCGCGCAGGACGCGACGGTGACCCGCGCACAGGTGCTGGCGCAGTTGCAGGAGCGCGATCAACGCGATCAGGAGCGCGCGCTCGCGCCGCTCAAGCCTGCCGCCGATGCGATCGTGGTCGATTCAAGCGAACTCGACGTCAACGAAGTCGTCGAGCTCATGGCGGAGCGTGTGCGTAGCAGATCACGAACGTGA
- a CDS encoding prephenate dehydrogenase/arogenate dehydrogenase family protein has translation MPALFRQLTLCGVGLIGGSLALIARKQGLVERIVGLGRTQRNLDVAMERGLIDFATRDPLEAAQGGDLVMLATPVMTFPETLAAMVPHLPAEAVVTDVGSVKSWVVRELEPLLGPQMAFVGVHPVAGKETTGAAAADETLYRDRRVIVTPSARSTPAAVEKVEALWRATGARLERMTPAAHDAILARASHLPQIVSSALAASLVDEMVAGKWAAGFGAGGLRDTTRIAASSSEMWRDICLTNRDAIAAALKLYAQVFAKFSDAVTDGDEQCLMQLFEQGRAMRERLK, from the coding sequence ATGCCCGCGCTGTTTCGCCAGCTCACACTTTGCGGCGTCGGCCTGATCGGCGGTTCGCTTGCGCTGATCGCACGCAAGCAGGGATTGGTGGAACGGATCGTCGGGTTGGGACGCACCCAGCGCAATCTTGACGTCGCGATGGAGCGGGGTCTGATCGATTTCGCCACGCGCGATCCCCTCGAGGCGGCGCAAGGCGGGGACCTCGTGATGCTGGCGACACCGGTGATGACCTTTCCCGAGACGCTCGCCGCGATGGTTCCCCATCTGCCGGCCGAGGCGGTGGTCACCGACGTCGGCAGCGTGAAGAGCTGGGTGGTGCGCGAACTCGAGCCGCTCCTCGGCCCGCAGATGGCGTTCGTTGGCGTGCATCCAGTGGCGGGCAAGGAAACCACCGGCGCGGCGGCGGCGGACGAAACGCTGTATCGCGATCGCCGGGTGATCGTGACGCCGTCGGCGCGCAGCACACCGGCCGCGGTCGAGAAGGTCGAGGCCTTGTGGCGCGCGACCGGCGCCCGGCTCGAACGGATGACACCTGCGGCGCATGACGCAATCCTCGCGCGCGCGAGCCATCTGCCGCAGATCGTCTCGAGTGCGCTCGCGGCGTCATTGGTGGACGAAATGGTCGCGGGCAAGTGGGCGGCGGGATTCGGCGCGGGCGGCCTGCGCGACACCACCCGTATCGCGGCCTCGTCGTCCGAGATGTGGCGCGACATCTGCCTGACCAATCGTGACGCGATCGCGGCGGCGCTCAAACTTTATGCACAAGTTTTTGCAAAGTTCTCCGACGCCGTCACGGACGGTGACGAGCAGTGCCTGATGCAGCTTTTCGAGCAGGGGCGCGCGATGCGCGAACGGCTGAAATGA
- the hisC gene encoding histidinol-phosphate transaminase — MNPAELVYSTVATLNPYEPGKPIEELQRELGIGEPVKLASNENPLGPSPKALAAIRASMSELNRYPDGASWALREKVAARHQVAPNQVFMASGSVEVLNLLAFLFLRPGLNAVFSQHGFAIYPLAVAAAGGAAKVVPMRSGYQFDLDGIAAAFDANTRLVFLDNPNNPTGSIFGRAAWEAFLARVPEHVVIVADEAYFEFVRARDYPDSLAYHDGERMIVTLRTFSKILGLAGLRVGYAVTSPAMVRLLNNVRQPFNVTSLAQVAALAALDDADHVRDTLRVNVAGMAYLERELQRLGIAYAPSHANFILAEVGDGRAVFDRLLQFGIIVRPVGGYGLPRHVRISIGLEDENRRLVAGLEKVLSKA, encoded by the coding sequence ATGAACCCCGCAGAGCTGGTTTACTCAACCGTCGCGACCCTGAATCCCTACGAGCCCGGCAAACCGATCGAAGAGCTGCAGCGCGAACTGGGGATCGGCGAACCGGTCAAGCTGGCGTCGAACGAAAATCCGCTGGGACCGTCGCCCAAGGCGTTGGCCGCGATTCGCGCGTCGATGAGCGAGCTCAACCGCTACCCGGACGGCGCGAGCTGGGCTCTGCGGGAGAAAGTCGCGGCGCGCCATCAGGTCGCGCCGAACCAGGTTTTCATGGCGTCGGGCTCGGTCGAGGTGCTCAATCTGCTGGCGTTTCTGTTTCTTCGGCCGGGTCTGAACGCGGTCTTTTCGCAGCACGGCTTTGCGATTTATCCGCTGGCGGTAGCGGCGGCAGGCGGTGCGGCGAAAGTCGTGCCGATGAGGTCCGGGTATCAGTTCGATCTCGACGGTATCGCCGCGGCGTTTGACGCCAATACGCGGCTGGTCTTCCTCGACAACCCGAATAATCCGACCGGGAGCATCTTCGGCCGCGCGGCATGGGAAGCATTTTTGGCGCGTGTGCCCGAACACGTGGTGATCGTGGCGGACGAGGCCTATTTCGAGTTCGTCCGCGCTCGCGACTACCCGGATTCCCTCGCCTATCATGACGGCGAACGAATGATCGTCACGCTCCGCACCTTCTCGAAGATTCTGGGCTTGGCCGGCCTGCGGGTCGGCTATGCAGTGACGAGCCCGGCGATGGTCCGGCTGCTCAATAACGTGCGTCAACCTTTCAACGTAACGTCGCTGGCGCAGGTGGCGGCGCTCGCGGCGCTCGACGACGCCGACCATGTGCGCGATACCCTGCGGGTCAACGTGGCCGGGATGGCGTATCTCGAGCGTGAGCTCCAACGCCTCGGGATCGCGTATGCGCCGAGCCACGCGAATTTTATTCTCGCGGAGGTGGGTGACGGCCGCGCGGTTTTCGATCGGCTGTTGCAATTCGGGATTATCGTGCGGCCGGTTGGCGGCTATGGCCTGCCGCGCCACGTGCGGATCAGCATCGGGCTCGAAGACGAAAACCGGCGGCTCGTTGCCGGGTTGGAAAAGGTCTTGAGCAAGGCTTAG
- the pheA gene encoding prephenate dehydratase, whose product MTTKKRSAPRKGLDDLRQRIDEINLTLVDLLSERAQLAQEIGRVKHAEGTPIHQPARERQVFERVFAHNPGPLTEAHLQRIFTEIISACTALEQRIRIAFLGPEHTYSHEAARGRFGGSGEFLPEPSISAVFQALDAERADYGVVPVENSTEGSVGLTLDLLIDTPATIVGEILLPIRHALMSRDGYAAKIRRILSHQQSLGQCRNFLAVNYPRCELEAVASNALAAQHAAEDETAAAICSAAAAEAYGLRIIAENVQDLAHNVTRFLVLGRHPTAHSGKDKTSLLFALPERAGVLHRALSLFARDKINLTMIQSRPQRERPWAYLFFVDLEGHREDPRVKRALATLQRQALFLKVLGSYPEGRLSGAKTQTRRPRERKQ is encoded by the coding sequence GTGACAACGAAAAAGCGCAGCGCACCGCGAAAAGGTCTTGACGACCTCCGCCAGCGGATCGACGAGATCAATCTGACGCTGGTCGATTTGCTCTCGGAGCGCGCGCAGCTCGCCCAGGAGATCGGCCGCGTGAAGCACGCCGAGGGCACGCCGATCCATCAACCGGCGCGCGAACGCCAGGTCTTCGAGCGGGTCTTCGCGCACAATCCGGGACCGCTCACCGAGGCCCACCTGCAACGCATCTTCACGGAGATCATCTCGGCCTGCACGGCGCTGGAACAGCGCATCCGGATCGCGTTCCTTGGTCCGGAACATACCTACAGTCACGAGGCGGCGCGTGGTCGCTTCGGTGGCAGTGGCGAGTTTTTGCCCGAACCCTCAATCAGCGCGGTCTTTCAGGCGCTCGACGCCGAGCGCGCCGATTACGGAGTGGTTCCGGTCGAGAACTCGACCGAGGGTTCCGTCGGGCTCACGCTCGACCTGTTGATTGATACGCCGGCAACGATCGTCGGCGAGATTCTGCTGCCAATTCGCCACGCCCTGATGTCGCGGGACGGCTATGCCGCCAAAATCCGGCGAATTCTTTCTCATCAGCAATCGTTGGGGCAGTGCCGCAACTTTCTGGCCGTCAACTACCCGCGATGCGAGCTTGAAGCGGTGGCGTCCAATGCGCTGGCGGCGCAGCACGCAGCGGAAGATGAAACCGCAGCGGCGATTTGCTCGGCGGCTGCGGCGGAGGCTTATGGTTTGCGGATCATCGCGGAGAACGTTCAAGACTTGGCGCACAATGTGACGCGCTTCCTGGTGCTCGGACGGCATCCGACTGCGCACTCGGGCAAGGACAAGACGAGCCTGCTGTTCGCGCTGCCCGAGCGGGCCGGAGTGCTCCATCGCGCCTTGAGCTTGTTCGCGCGCGACAAGATCAATCTTACGATGATCCAATCGCGGCCGCAGCGTGAACGGCCCTGGGCCTATCTGTTCTTCGTCGACCTCGAAGGGCATCGCGAGGATCCGCGCGTGAAACGCGCGCTGGCGACGCTGCAGCGTCAGGCGCTTTTTTTGAAAGTGTTGGGATCGTATCCTGAGGGCCGGCTGAGCGGCGCAAAGACGCAGACGCGCCGCCCACGGGAACGCAAGCAATGA
- a CDS encoding acetyl-CoA carboxylase carboxyltransferase subunit alpha, whose translation MLRLDESSRATKPRQTGKALRARADAPAAGLSAIERVRLARDPNRPQTQDYIDALITEFVEVHGDRRYADDGAIIAGMGWFHGRAVVVAGHQRGRSTSERLRRNFGKPHPEGYRKAGRLFDLASRFRLPIITFIDTQGAEPGVGAEERGQAEAIAANLELMARLETPILSCVIGEGGSGGALALGVANVILMLENACYSVITPEGCAAILWREAGPEKAAEAATALKLSAQDLLRLGVIDEIIDEPAGGAHREPTVAIAAIGAALTRHLDRLGAVEPRKLRQARERKFAAMGRAFLL comes from the coding sequence ATGCTCCGACTTGATGAATCCTCGCGTGCCACGAAGCCGCGGCAGACGGGGAAAGCGCTGCGCGCGAGAGCGGACGCGCCGGCCGCGGGCCTTTCTGCGATAGAACGGGTGCGGCTCGCGCGCGACCCCAATCGGCCGCAAACGCAGGACTATATCGACGCACTGATAACTGAGTTCGTCGAGGTGCACGGCGACCGCCGCTACGCCGACGACGGCGCGATTATCGCCGGGATGGGCTGGTTCCACGGGCGCGCAGTCGTCGTCGCGGGCCATCAGCGCGGCCGCTCTACCAGTGAGCGGCTGAGACGCAATTTCGGCAAGCCGCATCCGGAGGGTTATCGCAAGGCCGGACGCCTGTTCGATTTGGCGAGTCGCTTTCGTCTGCCGATCATCACCTTTATTGATACGCAGGGGGCCGAGCCCGGCGTCGGCGCCGAAGAGCGCGGACAGGCGGAAGCGATCGCCGCAAACCTGGAGCTGATGGCGCGACTGGAAACCCCAATCCTGTCGTGCGTGATTGGCGAAGGCGGCTCAGGCGGCGCACTCGCTTTGGGGGTTGCGAACGTCATCCTGATGCTCGAGAACGCCTGCTACTCGGTAATCACGCCCGAAGGCTGCGCCGCGATTCTGTGGCGCGAGGCGGGACCGGAGAAGGCGGCAGAGGCGGCGACCGCGCTTAAGCTTTCGGCGCAGGACCTTTTGCGTCTCGGGGTGATCGACGAGATCATTGACGAGCCGGCGGGCGGGGCTCATCGCGAGCCGACGGTCGCGATTGCCGCAATCGGCGCCGCGCTGACGCGCCATCTCGATCGATTGGGTGCCGTGGAGCCGCGCAAGCTGCGGCAGGCGCGCGAGCGCAAGTTCGCGGCGATGGGCCGGGCGTTTCTGCTCTGA
- the miaA gene encoding tRNA (adenosine(37)-N6)-dimethylallyltransferase MiaA, translated as MRGELAARNLHGRESSALSKTRVGFIVGPTGVGKTAVAIAIAERLGAEIVNADSRQVYRGMDLGTAKPSIEERQRVPHHLIDIRTPDRPLDVAEFARLAREQIDEIAARNHAVLVVGGSGLYLRALRDGIFAGPPASLAVRAKLMEFAAQHGTSALHRRLVGIDELAAATISPNDLKRSVRALEVFELTGTPLSAHHARHRFTDRPYVTLTVGLTLPRDQLYALIDQRFDRMIEAGFVDEVRALLDRESGALALADTIGYREIAEFIAGGIDLASAIVRAKRESRRLAKRQLTWFRADAEVRWLDARAALPVALELFTDFFQAGRMKTEA; from the coding sequence ATGAGAGGAGAATTAGCGGCGCGCAACCTTCATGGGCGTGAAAGTTCCGCGTTATCGAAAACGCGCGTCGGCTTTATCGTTGGACCGACCGGCGTGGGCAAGACCGCGGTCGCGATCGCGATTGCGGAGCGGCTCGGCGCCGAGATCGTCAATGCGGATTCGCGGCAAGTTTATCGCGGAATGGATCTGGGCACCGCGAAGCCGTCGATAGAAGAGCGACAACGCGTGCCGCATCATCTGATCGATATCCGGACCCCGGATCGCCCGCTCGATGTCGCTGAATTTGCGCGGCTGGCGCGGGAGCAGATCGACGAAATCGCGGCGCGCAACCATGCGGTCCTGGTAGTGGGCGGCAGTGGACTCTATTTGCGCGCGCTGCGCGACGGCATTTTCGCCGGTCCGCCCGCGTCGCTCGCCGTGCGCGCAAAACTCATGGAATTCGCCGCGCAACACGGCACATCGGCATTGCATCGGCGGCTTGTGGGGATTGACGAGTTGGCGGCGGCGACGATTAGTCCCAACGATCTCAAGCGGAGTGTGCGAGCGCTCGAGGTCTTCGAGCTGACCGGAACGCCGCTCAGCGCGCATCATGCCCGCCATCGTTTCACTGATCGTCCATATGTAACGCTGACGGTGGGCCTGACGCTGCCGCGTGATCAGCTTTACGCACTTATTGATCAGCGCTTCGATCGGATGATCGAAGCAGGCTTTGTCGACGAAGTGCGCGCTCTGCTGGACCGCGAAAGCGGCGCGCTCGCGCTGGCTGACACGATTGGCTATCGTGAAATCGCGGAGTTCATCGCGGGCGGGATCGACCTCGCGAGCGCGATCGTGCGGGCCAAGCGCGAGAGCCGGCGGTTAGCCAAGAGGCAATTGACCTGGTTTCGCGCGGACGCAGAAGTTAGATGGTTGGACGCTCGCGCCGCCCTGCCCGTAGCGCTTGAACTATTCACTGATTTCTTTCAAGCGGGCCGAATGAAGACTGAGGCCTGA
- the mutL gene encoding DNA mismatch repair endonuclease MutL, with the protein MTERTIHILPEQVASQIAAGEVVERPASALKELVENSIDAGARSIDIIIERGGGGLIAVSDDGCGMGREDTILALRRHATSKIRDASDLGAIRTLGFRGEALAAIASVSKLRMQTRRADAAEGVEIIAEGGEITATRACAMACGTQIEVRDLFFNTPARLKFLKTQTTEQTAAVEAIQRLALSSPRLAFALSAEGRTIIQAARTASTLERVRQLFGAHIANRMLPFEASGAGMRASGLAASSQESYPTARLLLTFVNARTVRDRALIRAVTQAYQTVIPRGRYPAVVLFLELSPEEVDVNVHPMKTEVRFRRSGAVFELVHHALRARVADQVQAAPAAVVIAAGTTAPAQAASPPPVADRGAATVREAPERPLRLVPNGVPVRMSQSALGLGFGRSAPEAQPQPAQPQYVSDNAGPRSAAAPRYADLRVLGQIFTGFIALEGDDGLILIDQHAAHERVTFEKLRAELRGGAIRVQAMLTPATIELNPARVAQVTAAMPELRAMGFELELFGPAAILIKGAPAVFGAEGGAQLLSDMIDAMGEQGFRGGRETLEEHLKTLACHGSVRSGRVLRAPEITELLAELDRTEFKTNCPHGRPVHIEFRRGTIERMFRR; encoded by the coding sequence ATGACGGAACGGACTATCCATATTCTGCCGGAGCAGGTTGCCAGCCAGATCGCTGCGGGTGAGGTGGTCGAACGGCCGGCATCCGCCCTGAAAGAGCTGGTCGAGAATTCGATAGACGCGGGCGCACGCAGTATCGACATTATTATAGAGCGCGGCGGCGGCGGACTGATCGCGGTGAGCGACGACGGCTGCGGTATGGGGCGCGAGGACACCATCCTGGCGCTGCGGCGGCACGCGACTTCGAAAATTCGCGACGCGTCGGATCTCGGCGCGATTCGCACGCTGGGTTTTCGCGGCGAGGCGCTGGCCGCGATCGCCAGCGTCTCGAAACTGCGGATGCAGACGCGGCGCGCCGACGCTGCCGAGGGCGTCGAAATTATCGCGGAAGGCGGCGAGATCACGGCGACGCGCGCCTGCGCGATGGCGTGCGGCACGCAAATCGAAGTGCGCGATCTTTTCTTCAACACTCCCGCGCGCCTGAAATTCCTCAAGACTCAGACGACCGAACAAACGGCGGCGGTGGAAGCGATTCAGCGCCTGGCGCTCTCCAGTCCGCGCCTCGCCTTTGCGCTCAGCGCAGAAGGGCGGACGATAATTCAGGCGGCGCGCACGGCATCCACTCTGGAGCGGGTCCGGCAGCTCTTTGGCGCGCACATAGCGAATCGCATGCTGCCCTTCGAAGCGAGCGGCGCCGGGATGCGCGCCAGCGGGCTCGCGGCCTCGAGCCAGGAATCCTATCCGACCGCGCGGCTGTTGCTGACTTTCGTCAACGCGCGCACGGTGCGCGATCGCGCGCTGATCCGCGCCGTCACGCAGGCCTATCAGACCGTGATCCCGCGCGGACGCTATCCGGCAGTCGTGCTGTTTCTCGAATTGTCCCCGGAAGAGGTGGACGTTAATGTCCATCCGATGAAGACCGAGGTCCGTTTTCGGCGGAGCGGTGCGGTCTTCGAGCTGGTTCATCATGCGCTGCGCGCGCGCGTCGCCGATCAGGTTCAGGCGGCGCCCGCCGCGGTGGTGATCGCCGCGGGGACGACGGCGCCGGCTCAGGCGGCCTCGCCGCCGCCGGTCGCAGACCGGGGCGCAGCGACCGTTAGGGAAGCGCCGGAGCGACCGCTCCGGCTCGTCCCTAACGGCGTCCCGGTGCGCATGTCGCAGTCGGCGCTGGGGTTGGGCTTCGGTCGCTCTGCGCCCGAAGCCCAACCCCAGCCGGCGCAACCCCAGTATGTGTCCGACAATGCAGGTCCGCGTAGCGCGGCGGCGCCGCGCTACGCGGACCTGCGCGTCCTCGGGCAGATCTTCACCGGCTTCATCGCACTCGAAGGCGACGACGGCCTCATCCTGATCGATCAGCACGCAGCGCACGAGCGGGTGACTTTCGAAAAGCTGCGCGCCGAGCTACGTGGCGGCGCGATCCGCGTCCAAGCGATGCTGACCCCGGCGACCATCGAGCTGAATCCGGCGCGCGTCGCGCAAGTGACGGCGGCGATGCCGGAGCTGCGCGCGATGGGATTCGAGCTCGAACTCTTTGGCCCGGCCGCAATTTTGATTAAGGGGGCGCCTGCGGTCTTTGGCGCCGAGGGCGGAGCGCAACTGCTCAGCGATATGATCGATGCGATGGGCGAGCAGGGTTTTCGCGGCGGCCGCGAGACCCTCGAGGAGCATCTCAAGACGCTGGCGTGCCATGGCTCCGTCCGCAGCGGGCGGGTGCTCCGAGCGCCGGAGATAACCGAGTTGCTGGCCGAGCTCGATCGTACGGAATTCAAAACCAACTGCCCGCACGGACGGCCGGTGCATATCGAGTTTCGCCGCGGGACGATCGAGCGGATGTTTCGGCGATGA
- the rpmB gene encoding 50S ribosomal protein L28: MMRHCAICGKRPSVGNNVSHANNKTKRRWNPNLQEVRAALAGGVSRILVCTRCIRGGKVAKSA, encoded by the coding sequence CTGATGAGACACTGTGCAATTTGCGGCAAACGGCCTTCGGTCGGCAATAATGTCAGCCACGCCAACAACAAAACCAAGCGGCGCTGGAATCCCAACCTGCAGGAAGTGCGCGCGGCGCTCGCCGGCGGAGTCAGCCGGATCCTCGTTTGCACCCGATGTATTCGCGGCGGCAAGGTCGCCAAAAGCGCCTGA
- a CDS encoding ArsC/Spx/MgsR family protein produces the protein MIAILEGPVGELVRKDKRFAELKLESGAYTTKEAVVELLLSHPELMQRPIVIHAGRAVIARPAEKLAALF, from the coding sequence ATTATTGCGATCCTCGAGGGGCCGGTTGGTGAGCTGGTGCGTAAGGACAAGCGCTTTGCGGAGCTGAAGCTTGAGAGCGGAGCTTACACGACCAAGGAGGCGGTCGTCGAATTGCTGCTGAGTCATCCCGAGCTGATGCAGCGGCCGATTGTGATTCATGCGGGCCGTGCGGTGATTGCGCGTCCAGCGGAAAAGCTCGCAGCGTTATTTTAG
- a CDS encoding HAD family phosphatase produces the protein MIRAIIFDLDGTLADTESLHFEAFRESLAPYGIELDRDEYFDRLIGFTDQDLFTTLLADRGRITDASLVANLMAVKAALYQSSIAGCDVLYPGAADFVRRCAERFPLIIATGTLKAEAELILTRGQIRELFLDVIAAEDVAHGKPEPDGFLAALGRLGFLLRPRPSIVAAECLAIEDTAAGIAAARRAGMKVLGVSQTAPAGELSGAHLLRPSLRETDLDELLQLLASS, from the coding sequence ATGATTCGCGCCATCATCTTCGATCTTGACGGTACGCTAGCCGATACCGAGTCGCTGCACTTCGAGGCTTTCCGCGAGAGCCTTGCGCCGTATGGGATCGAGCTTGATCGCGACGAGTACTTCGACCGCCTGATTGGCTTCACCGATCAGGACCTCTTCACGACGCTGCTCGCCGATCGCGGTCGGATCACAGACGCTTCGCTGGTCGCAAACCTGATGGCGGTAAAGGCGGCGCTTTACCAATCGAGCATCGCCGGCTGCGACGTGCTCTACCCGGGCGCGGCAGACTTCGTCCGGCGATGCGCCGAACGGTTTCCCTTGATAATCGCCACCGGCACGCTCAAGGCTGAAGCCGAACTAATCCTGACCCGCGGACAAATTCGCGAGCTTTTTCTCGATGTCATCGCCGCTGAAGATGTCGCCCACGGCAAACCCGAGCCGGACGGCTTTCTGGCTGCGCTCGGCCGTCTGGGCTTTTTGTTGCGCCCGCGCCCCTCGATCGTGGCCGCCGAATGCCTGGCGATTGAAGACACCGCCGCCGGCATCGCCGCGGCGCGGCGAGCCGGAATGAAGGTGCTCGGCGTCAGCCAGACGGCGCCGGCGGGCGAACTAAGCGGCGCGCATCTGCTGCGACCCTCGCTCCGCGAAACCGATCTCGACGAGCTCTTGCAGCTCCTCGCGTCGAGCTAG
- a CDS encoding Mur ligase family protein, whose amino-acid sequence MAAVSADSRARLARIPEAVRHVHLIGVGGSAMAALAGMLAHRGFHVTGSDTQVYEPTASILKRLRIQVQAGYDPAHLAAPDLAVVGNVVMRSNPEAAALLASAIPYVSMPEALWHFFLRERRVLMVAGTHGKTTSTAMMARVLESAGRDPSMLVGGVARDFAANYRLGGGTDFVIEGDEYDTAFFDKGPKFLHYRARGAIVTGVEFDHADIYRDLDHVQASFRALAAQLDAGRVLVVCADFPHALTATAATAARRLTFGLSAGEFRAVDIAINPDGAHFAIARDGVILARGLHLPVGGRMNVANALGVWVLLKEFGLTDDELSEGLASFSGVARRQEIVGEAGEVIIIDDFAHHPTAIRVTLEAMAERYAGRRLIAAFEPRSNSARRAVFQEGFATAFDRAARVYLAPVYFKENDPLPVEDRLDVPALARAISGRGPTAAACDSVDQIVERIAAEARAGDVVLCMSNGPFENLPARLYVELGRRG is encoded by the coding sequence ATGGCGGCAGTTTCGGCAGACTCGAGGGCACGACTCGCACGGATTCCCGAGGCGGTGCGGCACGTCCATCTAATCGGGGTGGGCGGCTCGGCGATGGCGGCGCTGGCCGGGATGCTGGCTCATCGCGGTTTTCACGTCACCGGCTCCGACACGCAAGTCTATGAACCGACCGCATCGATTCTGAAACGGCTCCGGATCCAAGTGCAGGCGGGTTACGACCCGGCCCATCTGGCGGCACCCGATCTGGCAGTGGTCGGCAACGTCGTGATGCGGAGCAATCCGGAGGCCGCCGCGCTGCTCGCCAGCGCGATTCCTTATGTCTCGATGCCCGAGGCGCTCTGGCATTTCTTCCTGCGCGAGCGGCGCGTCCTGATGGTCGCCGGGACGCATGGCAAGACCACCTCGACCGCGATGATGGCGCGCGTGCTCGAATCCGCCGGGCGCGATCCGTCGATGCTGGTGGGGGGCGTGGCGCGCGACTTCGCCGCGAACTATCGGCTCGGCGGCGGCACGGATTTCGTGATCGAAGGCGACGAGTACGACACCGCCTTCTTCGACAAAGGACCCAAGTTTCTGCATTACCGCGCGCGCGGCGCGATCGTGACCGGGGTCGAATTCGATCACGCCGACATTTATCGCGATCTCGACCATGTGCAAGCGTCGTTTCGCGCGCTCGCGGCCCAACTCGACGCCGGCCGGGTGCTCGTGGTGTGCGCGGATTTTCCGCACGCGTTGACGGCCACGGCGGCGACCGCGGCGCGACGGCTGACCTTCGGGTTGAGTGCCGGGGAATTCCGCGCCGTCGACATTGCGATCAATCCCGATGGCGCGCACTTCGCGATCGCCCGCGACGGCGTAATCCTGGCGCGCGGGTTGCATCTGCCGGTGGGCGGCCGGATGAACGTCGCGAACGCGCTCGGCGTCTGGGTGCTGCTCAAGGAGTTCGGGCTGACCGACGACGAATTGTCTGAGGGGCTCGCGAGCTTCAGCGGGGTCGCGCGCCGCCAGGAGATAGTCGGCGAGGCCGGGGAGGTGATCATAATCGACGACTTCGCGCATCATCCGACGGCGATCCGCGTCACGCTCGAAGCGATGGCCGAGCGCTACGCCGGGCGGCGCCTGATCGCGGCCTTCGAGCCGCGTTCAAACAGCGCGCGCCGCGCCGTTTTCCAGGAGGGTTTTGCGACCGCTTTCGATCGCGCCGCGCGGGTTTATCTGGCGCCGGTCTATTTCAAGGAGAATGATCCACTGCCGGTGGAAGATCGCCTCGATGTGCCAGCGCTCGCTCGCGCGATCAGCGGACGCGGCCCAACCGCCGCGGCTTGCGATTCGGTGGATCAGATCGTCGAGCGGATCGCGGCTGAGGCGCGGGCGGGCGACGTCGTGCTGTGCATGTCCAACGGCCCCTTCGAGAATCTGCCCGCGCGGCTATACGTGGAACTTGGACGACGCGGCTAG